The genomic DNA tattctcATGTATTgcaagagaaagagaaaagcgTGATAAAAAGCAAATCGTATCCCACCATGAACAAAATGTTGTATGGTTTTTCATTACCGTATGTTTTGTGGTAGGTGGATTGCAATCAGTATGATTAACCTTTCCCTTAGGCAAAGGCAAATTTTACCCTTCCTTTTGGCAATTTATGGTTTTTCATTACCGAAGAAGTCATCACACTCTTCATAATTTGTCATAAAAACAAAGTCATTACTCAGAGGGAAAGGTGTAGTTATGTAACACAAATTAAACTCGGAGTATGAaccatgtaaaataaaataacgtgCATCCTGATACATCATTTTAGAGTATTATTTTGCTAAGAAAGTGAGAACACCAAATTGTGCTTATTGCATGATAACCCAAGTACACAACATATTAAGAATTTTCCAGGCCATAAATTAACTAGGGATAAATAGCACAAGCTTAGTTAAGCTCCCTGTCCTATGAAAGCGTTGAATAGATTCTCCAtgtcctgtaaaaaaaaaaaaaggaagaagttAGGAATGCATAAAATGAGAAAGGGCTTCCAAATAAATGGTGGATTAAGAGCTACCATCGCTATCTAAATGAAACTATGATGAAGAAATAGAATAGCGCGGTAAGAAACTAAAATTCGAAACATTATTTGCTTGCTTGATGGGGAGTGGGGACTCAATTGTGCAGTGTATTGGCTCAACATACAAAGTACTTTATACGTCATGTCAACATTAAGAActtttttcctaaaatataCATTATATTCGATAATAGTGATTATCCCAACACATTCGCTATGACAGTATTTTGGTCCACATGATAATTTCTAACACAATTTGAGATATACTGTGAATTGCATCAATCAAAGTAATGAATTTCTATAGTCAAAATATTTAGCTGTGGTAAGGGTTTATTTGATCATTGTGTATTTCattgaaaagaaggaaaatattAAAACTCCAGACATTTACCAAATGAATAAAATGTGCATTTTCATATGCAAGACTGAAAatcaagaagaaaaggaaaagatgaaaaataaatgactGCAAAACTAACCTTTGCAATATATGAGTATAGTACTTAAGAAGACCGTAAAAGCTTCTCGATGTCCTTCTGCAAGAAGAAACATATAACTCAGTGACATGTAATCGCAGCACAACGTACATAGAAACCTGGCCTAAAATATAAGCACTAAAATGTTTCTAACCTCGATTTTCAGAGGAGCGGTGGTAGGAGCATATCTATCCACAACCTTCCCTTCTTTGTTTACTAAGAACTTTGTGAAGTTCCACTTGATACCATCTCCAAATATTCCTCCTTTCTGATCCTTCAAAAACTTGTAAAGTGGTTCTGCATTCTTCCCATTGACTTCAacctataataatttgatatattaaaatgattttcatataaactggcatatatattaatattgtgTTGTATCCTTGCAGAattcattgcaaaaaaaaagagCATATAAAATTTGGCTAGGGAAATTGCCAAGTACATCGAGAGTCCAAACAAGACCATCTCCATGCATAGTGTGTCAAATGTCAAATAAGTTACAAAGAATTTACAATAACCATGCATAGTGTGTCAAATGTCAAATAAGTTACAAAGAATTTACAATAAATCACGGTAATCACCTTATCAAAGACTGGGAATTCAGCTTTGAACCTTGTGCAAACAACATTTTGAATTTCTTCACTAGATCCTGGCTCCTGTCCACGAAATTGGTTGCATGGAAATGCCAAGATTTCAAAGTCTAGAGACAATTCACAATCACAAGTATCAGTATTACACAATTAACACTCATAAATTATAGTTgacatgtatttttttgtttttgtccttGGTTAAAGTCACGGACCTTGATCCTTGTACTTCTGGTACAGAACATTCAACtctttgtaatttgtttgtGTCAAACCGCTGCAACAATGAATTAGAATATTACAATTATAGTTATAGTTAATAGTTATAGACAGAATAAAATGGAGAAGAATAATTTCCTATAATTGTGCATGAAATCATGGTCAGGGAAACATGCACacaaaatttgacatttttaatgTAATAATAGATTGAGCTATCTTTAGCTGTAGTTTCTATTAATAAGAAACTGAAAGTTTGTCTAGCATCATCCAACAAAGAAGTTGTTGCTTTGGCTTAGATCCTAAGGCATTACAGTGTCAGATTAATTCACATTAAACCCGCATATGATAGTCCAATCTCACCCccaattgttttttgaagaagccacaaaatttcattaataacttTTTCTAAGCCGAAGGTgtgccaaaaacaaaacaaaaatacaaaacaattaCCCACGAAGGGGCCAAGAACAAAACAACGCAAAAAACACGTgccaccaaaaacaaaacagcaTAAAATACGCGCACCTCCAAACCAATCAacaaaaacagaacaaaaaacaacaaacctCTATGCACCCAAACAGTCAAGAGGATGTAACCACCATTGATTTAAATCTCACATCAAGTTTCTTGTACTACATTACCATTAACTTCAGAATGAAAATCTGTGTTCTTTTATTTAGAATCTGAACAAAATAACAGATCACCTACTAATGGAGAAAGATTAATGAATAAAAACTGTGCAAGTATTCTTGTTTGGTGATAATGAAATTCTAGTATCATATTATACAGAATAACTCCATGACATTTCTCAAACATCAAACACTAAAATAGATAAACTTGTTTCACTGCAAATCACACAACATAATCCATAGGTGCCAGCTATACTTCGCAATTCTATCTTTGTTTTTGCACAAAGCAAGAGTAATATAAAGCACAAAGCTTAATTTGGATACACTCAACGTAAAAAGTTTTAAACTGCCAAAAAATCACAATCAATTATATGTGCGACTTTTCAACTTAAATAGGCCAGGCCTTAATAGGCTaggccataggcccctgtaggccggcctggcctattgAAGGACAGATCATAATTGATTGAtggtgaaaaaatatatatatgaacaaatggtgtatatgaattaaatcataAAGGACTGGACAGTGATTAACAGACCAAAAAAGATTGAAATGAGCACAACACACTAtatgtatttaaaataaataaattaaaatatgtagaTCAGGTAAATT from Medicago truncatula cultivar Jemalong A17 chromosome 8, MtrunA17r5.0-ANR, whole genome shotgun sequence includes the following:
- the LOC11415756 gene encoding probable phospholipid hydroperoxide glutathione peroxidase, with the translated sequence MDTQLLTFWNFLSFFLLLIALYFFRRNSSSKMAENSSKSIYDFTVKDISGNDVSLSQYRGKVLLVVNVASQCGLTQTNYKELNVLYQKYKDQDFEILAFPCNQFRGQEPGSSEEIQNVVCTRFKAEFPVFDKVEVNGKNAEPLYKFLKDQKGGIFGDGIKWNFTKFLVNKEGKVVDRYAPTTAPLKIEKDIEKLLRSS